The Salinibaculum sp. SYNS191 genome has a window encoding:
- the sufD gene encoding Fe-S cluster assembly protein SufD, protein MSTQVHANLTAEQVAQISEELGEPEWLLETRQDALAALEDLDMPDVIKTPGREWTNLDALDYETLVDPLDHAQEKDRVDAEGVDVLSWSEALDTHGDLIEEHFGSVVDPQRNYLTALSTALFSAGTVVYVPEGVDAEDVKIRTTMNSRSLFNYTLVVAEESSSVTILERQATGDDAKPVDEGRYYSGVVEAVAGENAHVQYGALQNLSEETYNFSVKRGHAGRYGTVNWIEGNIGSRLTKTSVETRLVGDSESQIVGAFFGHNDQHFDLGSRVWHEAENTTADLVTRGVLRDSARSVYEGVQDVGRDAWNTSSYQRENTLMLSDESEADASPKLIINNHDTEASHSATVGQVDEEDLFYMTSRGIDPEVAKNLLVEGFFVPVLEEVAVDELREDLQDLIAARLRE, encoded by the coding sequence ATGAGTACGCAGGTACACGCGAACCTCACAGCGGAACAGGTAGCGCAGATCAGCGAGGAACTCGGCGAACCGGAGTGGCTGCTGGAGACCCGGCAGGACGCGCTCGCGGCGCTCGAAGACCTCGACATGCCCGACGTCATCAAGACGCCGGGTCGCGAGTGGACGAACCTCGACGCCCTCGACTACGAGACGCTTGTCGACCCGCTCGACCACGCCCAGGAGAAGGACCGCGTCGACGCCGAGGGTGTCGACGTCCTCTCCTGGAGCGAGGCACTGGACACGCACGGCGACCTGATTGAGGAGCACTTCGGCAGCGTCGTCGACCCGCAGCGGAACTATCTGACCGCGCTGTCGACGGCGCTGTTCAGCGCCGGCACCGTCGTCTACGTCCCCGAGGGCGTCGACGCAGAGGACGTGAAGATTCGGACGACGATGAACTCCCGGTCGCTGTTCAACTACACGCTGGTCGTCGCCGAGGAGTCCTCGTCGGTGACCATCCTCGAACGGCAGGCCACCGGCGATGACGCCAAACCAGTCGACGAGGGCCGCTACTACAGCGGCGTCGTCGAGGCCGTCGCCGGCGAGAACGCACACGTCCAGTACGGCGCGCTCCAGAACCTGAGCGAGGAGACGTACAACTTCTCGGTCAAGCGCGGCCACGCCGGTCGCTACGGCACCGTCAACTGGATCGAAGGGAACATCGGCTCGCGGCTGACGAAGACGTCAGTCGAGACGCGCCTGGTCGGCGACTCGGAGTCCCAGATCGTCGGCGCGTTCTTCGGCCACAACGACCAGCACTTCGATCTGGGCAGCCGCGTCTGGCACGAGGCCGAGAACACGACGGCGGACCTCGTCACCCGCGGGGTCCTCCGGGACAGCGCCCGCTCGGTCTACGAGGGCGTCCAGGACGTCGGCCGCGACGCCTGGAACACCAGTTCCTACCAGCGCGAGAACACGCTGATGCTCTCCGACGAGAGCGAAGCCGACGCATCGCCGAAGCTCATCATCAACAACCACGACACCGAGGCCAGCCACTCCGCGACGGTCGGACAGGTCGACGAGGAGGACCTGTTCTACATGACCTCGCGCGGCATCGACCCCGAGGTGGCGAAGAACCTCCTCGTGGAGGGCTTCTTCGTGCCCGTCCTCGAAGAGGTCGCGGTCGACGAACTCCGCGAGGACCTGCAGGACCTCATCGCAGCAAGACTGCGGGAATAA
- a CDS encoding universal stress protein, whose translation MTTHALVAMDNSEMAERALRFALEHHPSADVTALTVVGEPSSMLGGATTLALEDDVEEAADELAAATLDRARAVAAEYDTDIETEVHVGHPARVILNNADEYDVVVLGSHSGSLADRLFVGNITEKIFRQSPVPVTVVR comes from the coding sequence ATGACCACGCACGCTCTCGTCGCGATGGACAACTCGGAGATGGCCGAACGGGCCTTGCGGTTCGCCCTCGAACACCACCCCAGCGCCGACGTCACCGCCCTCACCGTCGTCGGCGAACCGTCCTCGATGCTCGGCGGCGCGACGACGCTCGCGCTGGAAGACGACGTGGAGGAGGCCGCCGACGAACTCGCCGCCGCCACCCTCGACAGGGCACGTGCGGTCGCGGCCGAATACGACACCGACATCGAGACGGAGGTCCACGTCGGCCATCCCGCCCGCGTAATTCTCAACAACGCCGACGAGTACGACGTCGTGGTGCTGGGCAGCCATAGCGGGTCGCTGGCCGACCGGCTCTTCGTCGGCAACATCACGGAGAAAATCTTCCGACAATCGCCCGTCCCGGTCACCGTCGTCCGGTAA
- the sufB gene encoding Fe-S cluster assembly protein SufB — MSSDQDHLKETDTEARFEFKKEEKSAFETGKGLTEETIRVISEDKDEPEWMLERRLRALKQFQQMPMPDGWPGAPDLSEVDIDQIVPYIRPDIETRGGADSWEDLPEEIQDTFDKLGIPEAEKNALSGVGAQYESEIVYQNMQEQWEEKGVIFCDMDKAVQEHEEIVKEHFMTKCVPPSDNKFAALHGAVWSGGSFVYVPEDTTVEMPVQAYFRMNSEGMGQFEHTLIIAEENSEVHYIEGCSAPKYSAFNLHSGGVEVFVGEGAHVQYSTVQNWSKNTYNLNTKRAIAEADGTMEWVSGSMGSKATMLYPATILKGPGATDNHITIAFAGEGQNIDTGAKVYHNAPDTKSTIESKSISKDGGRTNYRGLVHIADGAENSSTSVECDALMFDNDSTSDTMPYMEIQEQKVDVAHEATVGKIGDEDVFYLQSRGLDDDDAKQMIVAGFIEPITEELPIEYAVELNRLIELEMEGSLG, encoded by the coding sequence ATGAGTTCAGACCAAGACCACCTCAAAGAGACCGACACCGAAGCGCGCTTCGAATTCAAGAAGGAGGAGAAGTCCGCCTTCGAGACGGGCAAGGGCCTGACGGAGGAGACCATCCGGGTCATCTCCGAGGACAAGGACGAGCCCGAATGGATGCTCGAACGCCGCCTTCGCGCACTGAAGCAGTTCCAGCAGATGCCCATGCCGGACGGCTGGCCGGGCGCACCCGACCTCTCCGAGGTCGACATCGACCAGATCGTCCCGTACATCCGCCCCGACATCGAGACCCGCGGCGGCGCTGACAGCTGGGAGGACCTCCCCGAGGAGATTCAGGACACCTTCGACAAACTGGGCATCCCGGAAGCCGAGAAGAACGCCCTCTCCGGGGTCGGCGCGCAGTACGAGTCCGAAATCGTCTACCAGAACATGCAGGAGCAGTGGGAGGAGAAGGGCGTCATCTTCTGTGACATGGACAAGGCCGTCCAGGAGCACGAGGAGATCGTCAAGGAGCACTTCATGACGAAGTGCGTCCCCCCGAGCGACAACAAGTTCGCGGCGCTCCACGGCGCGGTCTGGTCCGGCGGCTCGTTCGTCTACGTGCCCGAGGACACCACCGTCGAGATGCCCGTCCAGGCGTACTTCCGGATGAACTCCGAGGGGATGGGGCAGTTCGAGCACACGCTCATCATCGCCGAGGAGAACTCCGAAGTCCACTACATCGAGGGCTGTTCCGCGCCGAAGTACTCCGCGTTCAACCTCCACAGCGGCGGCGTCGAAGTCTTCGTCGGCGAAGGTGCTCACGTCCAGTACTCCACGGTGCAGAACTGGTCGAAGAACACCTACAACCTCAACACCAAGCGCGCCATCGCCGAGGCAGACGGGACGATGGAGTGGGTCTCCGGCAGCATGGGCTCGAAGGCCACGATGCTGTACCCCGCGACCATCCTCAAGGGCCCCGGCGCGACGGACAACCACATCACCATCGCGTTCGCGGGCGAGGGCCAGAACATCGACACCGGCGCGAAGGTCTACCACAACGCGCCCGACACGAAATCGACCATCGAGTCCAAGTCCATCAGCAAGGACGGCGGCCGCACGAACTACCGCGGCCTCGTCCACATCGCCGACGGTGCGGAGAACTCCTCCACGTCCGTCGAGTGTGACGCCCTGATGTTCGACAACGACTCCACGTCGGACACGATGCCGTACATGGAGATTCAGGAGCAGAAGGTCGACGTCGCCCACGAGGCGACCGTCGGCAAGATCGGCGACGAGGACGTCTTCTACCTCCAGAGCCGCGGCCTGGACGACGACGACGCCAAGCAGATGATCGTCGCCGGCTTCATCGAACCGATCACGGAGGAACTGCCAATCGAGTACGCGGTGGAACTGAACCGCCTCATCGAACTGGAGATGGAGGGTAGTCTCGGATAA
- a CDS encoding ferritin-like domain-containing protein, translated as MSVQQPVASDHQLARLLQIGVVLEEVVEARAAKHANVADLDDGVRAFLREAAAESATHRERLDELVGTLEAETIPFDDVKTLVEQQYEADQDFDGVLYDQLCNEETAYKFYDDLIGAVEQSEAEFGVDRDRLLTVLREIRADEEAGVEAVTELMEERE; from the coding sequence GTGAGCGTCCAGCAGCCGGTCGCGTCGGACCACCAGCTCGCCCGCCTTCTCCAGATTGGCGTGGTCCTCGAAGAGGTCGTTGAGGCTCGCGCGGCGAAACACGCCAACGTGGCGGACCTGGACGACGGCGTCCGGGCGTTCCTCCGGGAGGCCGCCGCGGAGTCGGCGACACACCGCGAGCGGCTGGACGAGCTGGTCGGGACGCTGGAGGCCGAAACCATCCCCTTCGACGACGTCAAGACGCTGGTAGAACAGCAGTACGAGGCCGACCAGGACTTCGACGGCGTCCTCTACGACCAGCTGTGCAACGAGGAGACGGCGTACAAGTTCTACGACGACCTCATCGGGGCCGTCGAGCAGTCGGAGGCCGAGTTCGGCGTCGACCGCGACCGCCTTCTGACGGTCCTGCGGGAGATTCGCGCCGACGAGGAGGCCGGCGTCGAGGCAGTCACTGAACTGATGGAGGAACGGGAATGA
- a CDS encoding metal-dependent transcriptional regulator, translating into MNTADQYVKAIYLIQQQEDGPASTGAIADTLDVSPASANEMIGKLEAKGLASHEKYKGVDLTDDGIARARDALQNYCIIERFLVEVLEVENFRAEARQLEPVIDETVADRLDTIIDRAPQCPDCFDAEDDVCGLLELELDAAD; encoded by the coding sequence ATGAACACTGCCGACCAGTACGTCAAGGCCATCTACCTCATCCAGCAGCAGGAGGACGGCCCGGCGTCGACGGGGGCCATCGCCGACACGCTCGACGTGAGCCCCGCCAGCGCCAACGAGATGATAGGCAAGCTCGAAGCCAAGGGGCTGGCGAGCCACGAGAAGTACAAGGGTGTCGACCTGACCGACGACGGCATCGCCCGTGCCCGCGACGCCCTCCAGAACTACTGCATCATCGAGCGCTTCCTCGTCGAGGTGCTGGAGGTCGAGAACTTCCGCGCGGAGGCCCGCCAGCTCGAACCGGTCATCGACGAGACGGTCGCCGACCGGCTGGACACCATCATCGACCGCGCGCCCCAGTGTCCCGACTGCTTCGACGCCGAGGACGACGTCTGCGGACTCCTCGAACTGGAACTCGACGCCGCCGATTGA
- a CDS encoding ABC transporter ATP-binding protein — protein MATLEIDNLHAEVAEDGGETILRGVDLEVRSDEIHALMGPNGSGKSTLAKIIAGHPAYEVTGGDVWLHLDGDEFDEEIPEDMQTWDLLDLEPNERAALGIFLGFQYPAEIEGVTMVNFLRTALNAKLEEREELFEDEDEAEAEDDEEEDAGYETSPMEGPADEGEIGVAEFQQILQEKMEQLDMDEKFANRYLNAGFSGGEKKQNEVLQAAILEPSIAVLDEIDSGLDIDRLQDVSNGINALRDEQGAGILQITHYQRILDYVEPDHVHVMLDGQIAQSGGPELAEKLEDEGYDWVREEAYEAA, from the coding sequence ATGGCTACACTCGAAATCGACAATCTGCACGCGGAAGTCGCAGAGGACGGCGGCGAAACAATCCTCCGTGGCGTCGACCTGGAGGTACGGAGCGACGAGATCCACGCGCTGATGGGACCGAACGGCAGCGGGAAGTCGACGCTCGCGAAGATAATCGCCGGCCATCCCGCCTACGAGGTGACCGGCGGCGACGTCTGGCTGCACCTCGACGGCGACGAGTTCGACGAGGAGATTCCCGAGGACATGCAGACCTGGGACCTGCTCGACCTCGAACCGAACGAGCGCGCCGCGCTCGGCATCTTCCTCGGGTTCCAGTACCCCGCGGAGATCGAGGGTGTGACGATGGTGAACTTCCTCCGGACGGCGCTCAACGCCAAGCTCGAAGAGCGCGAGGAGCTGTTCGAGGACGAGGACGAAGCCGAGGCCGAGGACGACGAAGAGGAGGACGCGGGTTACGAGACCTCCCCGATGGAGGGCCCCGCCGACGAGGGCGAAATCGGCGTCGCCGAGTTCCAGCAGATTCTCCAGGAGAAGATGGAGCAACTGGACATGGACGAGAAGTTCGCCAACCGCTATCTCAACGCCGGCTTCTCCGGCGGCGAGAAGAAACAGAACGAGGTCCTCCAGGCCGCGATTCTGGAGCCCTCGATTGCCGTGCTGGACGAAATCGACTCCGGGCTGGACATCGACCGCCTGCAGGACGTCTCGAACGGCATCAACGCGCTGCGCGACGAGCAGGGCGCTGGCATCCTCCAGATCACCCACTACCAGCGCATCCTCGACTACGTCGAGCCGGACCACGTCCACGTGATGCTGGACGGGCAGATCGCCCAGAGCGGCGGTCCGGAACTCGCCGAGAAGCTCGAGGACGAGGGCTACGACTGGGTCCGCGAGGAAGCCTACGAGGCAGCGTAA
- a CDS encoding DUF7331 family protein — translation MTEGTDGADGRSDVEVTVREGGAEPIDAVGTYETGDGIVFYDTENPLAWMQSATAVHLEEMA, via the coding sequence ATGACCGAAGGCACGGACGGAGCGGATGGGCGTAGCGACGTGGAAGTGACCGTCCGGGAGGGCGGAGCAGAACCGATAGACGCCGTGGGGACGTACGAGACGGGGGACGGTATCGTCTTCTACGACACGGAGAACCCGCTTGCGTGGATGCAGTCCGCGACCGCAGTCCACCTCGAAGAGATGGCCTGA
- a CDS encoding DUF7346 family protein: protein MRTVRDGDGNHYLLLKESSDASLVRDPATGEQRHLPNDDIERVEGESPLETAVGAVPASVRRVLTAVPNERALGLLLEIDRRGPVGVRLLLDAYDFCESDLHGLLAEFRAAGLVEEATVDARRGYDTTELASKALERLREA, encoded by the coding sequence ATGCGAACCGTCCGGGACGGCGACGGCAACCACTACTTGCTCCTGAAAGAGTCCAGCGACGCCAGCCTCGTCCGCGACCCTGCCACCGGCGAACAGCGCCACCTCCCCAACGACGACATCGAGCGCGTCGAGGGCGAATCACCGCTGGAAACCGCCGTCGGGGCCGTCCCGGCGAGCGTCCGCCGCGTCCTCACGGCCGTGCCGAACGAGCGAGCGCTCGGTCTCCTGCTGGAAATCGACCGCCGCGGGCCAGTGGGCGTGCGTCTCCTGCTCGACGCCTACGATTTCTGCGAGAGTGACCTCCACGGACTGCTCGCGGAGTTCCGCGCGGCCGGCCTCGTCGAGGAAGCGACGGTCGACGCGCGACGCGGCTACGACACGACAGAACTGGCCAGCAAGGCGTTAGAACGACTCCGCGAGGCGTAG
- a CDS encoding 3'-5' exonuclease, with protein MGQFELGDFEDGEPERRPADEAAAVAGNGGSDAVHVDPSDQLFPETEETVEMAVTQIDYTVEGYGDDEYPIIHVFGRTADQSLVHARVHDFKPYFYAPAENVTEGRLREYDRLTGWEETGDDGEPYESIRGEQLVKIFGQTPRDVGQIRDEFDHYEADILFPNRFLIDKDITSGVRVPARHVDDDADRTTLRVHHDEVEPTPVDASPRVNTFDIEVDDRSGFPEDGEEPIICLTSHDSTREEYVVWLYEAPAGVDGPEALEGYDPIGPDFEADVRRFDTEEAMLDAFIGYVEDTDPDVLTGWNFTDFDAPYLLDRLEELDGDTDHDLDIDRLSRVNEVWRSDWQGPDIKGRVVFDLLYAYQRTQFTELDSYRLDAVGEQELGVGKERYTGDIGDLWEQDPERLLEYNLRDVELCVQLDREQDIVDFWDEVRQFVGCKLEDATTPGDAVDMYVLHKLHGNYALPSKGQQESEDYEGGAVFDPITGVRENVSVLDLKCFSRDTDVLTPDGPENITDLEVGDPVYTLNPDTFECEVKPVAQTHEYENKFGELHHLSGNTHDFKVTENHRFLVSKERGWDEQTPADFDFVEYRDLRESERYAFPQHKSVRGRTPETFELVDEVDSGHAVVYCEKDLRWFRNRMPDAVQDSLDLVHGSSAAMGIQKTVGKYLVPIELYREHRAVVREHADGVFLKYGPQHRETPLSFDMANWLEFLGWFVTEGSIDWANGRVTLHQSDEAGREAISDLLDRMGLNYNTDERGCNISNQYLVEWLEDNCGTGYAEKHLPEGVFKLDGELLTVLLNTMIRGDGSRTASGLGKFWTKSDRLKDDILNIAVRCGHKPTVSKQSDGTWYVSVGKRGSFNKSTNATVEDHDETVHCITAEDNHVVLAGRNGHYQWVGQSLYPMCMVTTNASPETKVDPESYDGETYRAPNGTHFRKKPDGVIREMVDELLTEREEKKSLRNDYDPKEPEYEQYDRQQAAVKVIMNSLYGVLGWDRFRLYDKEMGAAVTATGREVIEYTDEVVEREGYEVVYGDSVTGDRPVVVRDEDGTVRIVPIEDLFARAGPEQEAQLAVDGGTATSTSPKDRRPLSGWEALSVNEDGSPEWRPITQVIRHKTDKPVVNLQHKFGESTTTRDHSYVVDDGDGLTEKPPADVDEPLRVPELPEVETKQSIDVYEQLRGYTRSYEDGRSVGTENAETKVKRVHTDGEWVWFGHEHHDALDKTVKVKRHIDLTSDEGESFVRLLAAYVSEGSASTEETTESRYGASIAELRRRWLEQLQDDYHRLFEDTTASIVASDAGGEREIAYDTADGHSSVTYDDSTFKLQMMNELAAVFFREFAGQTSRRKRIPSFVYHLSDEQQSLFIDVLVEGDGSREFPATVRTTRSETSTSKPRAVTWPLGSRHCSPSAMRNTR; from the coding sequence ATGGGCCAGTTCGAACTCGGGGACTTCGAGGACGGCGAGCCGGAACGACGGCCGGCAGACGAGGCAGCGGCCGTCGCCGGCAACGGCGGGTCCGACGCCGTCCACGTCGACCCGTCCGACCAGTTGTTCCCTGAGACGGAGGAGACGGTCGAGATGGCCGTCACGCAAATCGACTACACCGTCGAGGGCTACGGCGACGACGAGTACCCCATCATCCACGTCTTCGGCCGCACGGCCGACCAGTCGCTCGTCCACGCCCGCGTCCACGACTTCAAGCCCTACTTCTACGCACCTGCCGAGAACGTCACCGAGGGTCGCCTCCGCGAGTACGACCGGCTCACCGGCTGGGAGGAGACCGGCGACGACGGCGAGCCCTACGAGTCCATCCGCGGCGAGCAACTGGTCAAGATCTTCGGACAGACACCGCGCGACGTGGGCCAGATTCGCGACGAGTTCGACCACTACGAGGCGGACATCCTCTTTCCCAACCGCTTTCTCATCGACAAGGACATCACCAGCGGCGTCCGCGTCCCGGCCCGCCACGTCGACGACGACGCCGACCGCACGACACTCCGGGTCCACCACGACGAGGTGGAGCCGACGCCCGTCGACGCCAGCCCGCGGGTCAACACCTTCGACATCGAGGTGGACGACCGCTCGGGCTTCCCCGAGGACGGCGAGGAACCCATCATCTGTCTCACCTCCCACGACTCCACCCGCGAGGAGTACGTCGTCTGGCTCTACGAGGCCCCGGCGGGCGTCGACGGCCCCGAGGCGCTGGAAGGGTACGACCCGATCGGTCCCGACTTCGAGGCGGACGTGCGCCGGTTCGACACCGAGGAGGCGATGCTCGACGCCTTCATCGGGTACGTCGAGGACACCGACCCCGACGTGCTGACGGGCTGGAACTTCACGGACTTCGACGCGCCCTACCTGCTCGACCGGCTGGAAGAACTCGACGGCGACACCGACCACGACCTCGACATCGACCGCCTCTCCCGCGTGAACGAGGTCTGGCGCAGCGACTGGCAGGGTCCCGATATCAAGGGCCGGGTCGTCTTCGACCTCCTGTACGCCTACCAGCGCACGCAGTTCACCGAACTCGACTCCTACCGGCTGGACGCCGTCGGCGAACAGGAACTCGGCGTCGGCAAGGAACGGTACACCGGCGACATCGGCGACCTCTGGGAACAGGACCCCGAGCGCCTGCTGGAGTACAACCTCCGCGACGTTGAACTGTGCGTCCAGCTCGACCGCGAGCAGGACATTGTCGACTTCTGGGACGAGGTCCGCCAGTTCGTCGGCTGCAAACTCGAAGACGCCACCACGCCCGGCGACGCCGTCGACATGTACGTCCTGCACAAGCTCCACGGCAACTACGCGCTCCCCTCGAAGGGCCAGCAGGAGAGCGAGGACTACGAGGGCGGCGCTGTCTTCGACCCCATCACGGGCGTGCGCGAGAACGTCAGCGTGCTGGACCTGAAGTGTTTCAGCAGGGACACCGACGTTCTGACACCGGATGGTCCAGAGAATATAACTGACTTGGAAGTCGGTGACCCAGTCTATACGCTAAATCCGGACACGTTCGAATGTGAAGTGAAACCGGTAGCCCAGACGCACGAGTACGAGAACAAATTCGGTGAGCTACACCACCTTAGCGGGAACACCCACGATTTCAAAGTTACCGAGAACCACCGTTTTCTCGTTTCGAAAGAGCGAGGCTGGGACGAACAGACGCCGGCTGATTTCGATTTCGTGGAGTATCGAGATTTGAGAGAGAGTGAACGCTATGCATTCCCCCAACACAAGTCGGTGCGCGGTCGAACACCGGAGACGTTCGAACTCGTCGACGAGGTGGACAGTGGACACGCAGTCGTTTACTGTGAGAAGGATCTGAGATGGTTCCGGAATCGGATGCCGGATGCGGTTCAGGACTCACTCGACCTCGTTCACGGCTCGTCTGCGGCGATGGGCATTCAGAAGACTGTTGGGAAGTATCTCGTCCCTATCGAGCTGTACCGCGAACACCGAGCGGTCGTTCGAGAGCACGCTGACGGGGTATTCCTGAAGTACGGTCCTCAGCACAGGGAAACCCCACTCTCGTTCGATATGGCAAATTGGCTCGAATTCCTCGGTTGGTTCGTCACGGAGGGAAGTATCGACTGGGCCAACGGGCGGGTCACCCTCCACCAGAGTGACGAAGCAGGTCGGGAAGCAATCTCTGACCTCCTTGACCGGATGGGGCTCAATTACAACACCGACGAGCGTGGCTGCAATATCTCCAATCAGTATCTCGTCGAATGGTTGGAGGACAACTGCGGTACTGGCTACGCAGAGAAACACCTGCCAGAGGGGGTGTTCAAACTCGACGGTGAACTACTGACCGTCCTGTTGAATACGATGATTCGGGGCGATGGGAGCCGTACTGCATCTGGTCTCGGAAAATTCTGGACGAAGAGCGACCGTCTCAAGGACGACATCCTGAACATTGCAGTCAGGTGCGGTCACAAGCCCACTGTCTCCAAGCAATCGGATGGAACGTGGTACGTCTCGGTCGGGAAGCGAGGGTCCTTCAACAAGTCGACGAACGCGACTGTCGAAGACCACGATGAGACAGTTCACTGTATCACTGCCGAAGACAACCACGTGGTGTTGGCCGGCCGCAACGGTCACTACCAGTGGGTCGGGCAGTCGCTATACCCGATGTGCATGGTCACGACCAACGCGTCGCCGGAGACGAAGGTCGACCCCGAGTCCTACGATGGCGAGACCTACCGCGCGCCCAACGGGACGCACTTCCGGAAGAAACCGGACGGCGTCATCCGGGAGATGGTTGACGAGCTTCTGACAGAAAGAGAGGAGAAGAAATCCCTACGGAACGATTACGACCCCAAAGAGCCGGAATACGAGCAGTACGACCGGCAGCAAGCAGCTGTCAAGGTGATTATGAATAGCCTTTACGGAGTGTTGGGATGGGACCGCTTCCGCCTCTACGACAAGGAGATGGGTGCGGCCGTGACTGCCACCGGACGCGAGGTCATCGAGTACACCGACGAAGTCGTCGAACGGGAGGGGTACGAAGTGGTTTACGGAGATAGTGTAACCGGTGACAGACCGGTTGTCGTCCGAGACGAAGACGGGACGGTCCGAATCGTGCCTATCGAAGACCTGTTCGCGCGAGCAGGCCCCGAACAGGAGGCCCAACTCGCTGTCGATGGTGGCACTGCGACGTCAACATCTCCCAAAGACCGTCGCCCACTTAGCGGCTGGGAAGCGCTTTCGGTGAACGAAGACGGGAGTCCGGAGTGGCGGCCGATAACGCAGGTAATCCGGCACAAAACGGACAAGCCAGTCGTCAACCTCCAGCACAAGTTCGGCGAGTCGACGACGACCAGAGACCACTCGTACGTCGTTGACGACGGGGACGGGCTGACCGAAAAGCCGCCAGCGGACGTGGACGAACCACTGCGCGTTCCAGAATTGCCGGAGGTCGAGACGAAGCAGTCGATAGACGTATACGAACAACTGCGGGGGTACACGCGTTCGTACGAGGACGGTCGTAGTGTCGGCACAGAAAACGCCGAGACCAAAGTCAAGCGCGTCCACACAGACGGTGAGTGGGTCTGGTTCGGTCACGAACACCACGACGCCCTCGACAAGACGGTCAAAGTCAAACGCCACATCGACCTCACCAGCGACGAAGGAGAGTCGTTCGTCCGACTGCTCGCGGCGTACGTGTCGGAGGGGAGCGCGTCGACGGAAGAAACGACCGAGAGCAGATATGGAGCGAGTATCGCCGAATTGCGGCGTCGCTGGCTCGAACAACTACAGGACGATTACCACCGGCTGTTCGAGGACACTACTGCCAGCATCGTCGCCAGTGACGCTGGCGGTGAACGTGAAATTGCGTATGATACTGCTGACGGACACTCGTCAGTGACGTACGACGACAGTACGTTCAAATTGCAGATGATGAACGAACTCGCGGCCGTTTTCTTCCGTGAGTTTGCAGGCCAGACCTCACGCAGAAAGCGAATCCCATCGTTCGTCTATCACCTTTCGGATGAACAGCAGTCGCTGTTTATCGATGTGCTTGTCGAGGGCGACGGTTCCAGGGAGTTCCCCGCTACAGTGAGGACTACGCGGAGCGAAACTTCGACTTCGAAACCACGAGCCGTGACCTGGCCGCTGGGCTCTCGACACTGCTCACCCAGCGCGATGAGAAACACTCGCTGA
- a CDS encoding DUF7322 domain-containing protein, translating into MPEGSEEDTEPDVATRKWDESDVLDDKYSEPEEDQFDITPDIPEAPSPEDADPQLQMRFWSLVVVFNIALLALSVGAMFVVFEENVELGGQLFLAGVIVGAYGLYRYRTTKEKLDDDQNG; encoded by the coding sequence GTGCCCGAGGGGAGCGAGGAAGACACGGAACCGGACGTGGCGACGAGAAAGTGGGACGAGAGCGACGTTCTCGACGACAAGTACAGCGAGCCCGAGGAGGACCAGTTCGATATCACCCCGGACATCCCGGAGGCTCCCTCTCCGGAGGACGCCGACCCGCAGTTGCAGATGCGGTTCTGGTCGCTCGTCGTCGTGTTCAACATCGCTCTCCTGGCCCTGTCCGTCGGGGCAATGTTCGTCGTCTTCGAAGAGAATGTCGAGCTCGGCGGCCAGCTGTTCCTCGCCGGCGTCATCGTGGGCGCGTACGGACTCTACCGCTACCGGACCACGAAGGAGAAACTGGACGACGACCAGAACGGCTAA